A region from the Candidatus Glassbacteria bacterium genome encodes:
- a CDS encoding PTS sugar transporter subunit IIA, giving the protein MELKELFDASNVKLDLESNEKDDVLMELIGLLQLDEKAKEMLFKMLKKRENLGSTGIGKGFAIPHCRSLVVDKLNVAFGRHAKGFDFNSIDGKPGHYFFLIVAPPVEISNYYLPVLGKVAQFCKTPDITAKLDNLEQVEEFLKLLEEAGS; this is encoded by the coding sequence ATGGAACTCAAGGAACTGTTCGACGCGTCCAACGTCAAGTTGGACCTCGAGTCCAATGAAAAAGACGACGTGCTGATGGAGTTGATCGGCCTGCTGCAACTGGACGAAAAGGCCAAGGAAATGCTGTTCAAAATGCTGAAGAAGCGCGAGAACCTGGGCTCGACAGGAATCGGCAAGGGATTCGCCATCCCGCACTGCCGCTCGCTGGTTGTGGACAAGCTGAACGTGGCCTTCGGCAGGCACGCCAAAGGTTTCGATTTCAATTCTATCGACGGTAAGCCGGGCCACTATTTTTTTCTGATTGTCGCTCCGCCGGTCGAGATTTCCAACTACTACCTGCCTGTGCTCGGCAAGGTAGCCCAGTTTTGCAAAACTCCGGATATTACCGCCAAACTGGACAACCTGGAACAGGTGGAAGAATTCCTCAAACTGTTGGAAGAGGCAGGCAGTTGA
- a CDS encoding bifunctional (p)ppGpp synthetase/guanosine-3',5'-bis(diphosphate) 3'-pyrophosphohydrolase, with protein MPKQSLFEILEGINSLDMGPIELAYEFGARAHAGQKRKSGDDFIWHAVEVVRILVDLNLYDSISIASALIHDVIEDTDCPLEDIRCEFGDEIAGIVDGLTKISRMDGYVYRSAQEEQVDNYRKLILSMAKDIRVILIKFADRLHNMRTLYALSDEKKRRIARETLDIYAPLAHRFGIALIRWELEDLSFKYLEPAKYKKLAKQVQTKRGEREKLIDQFKDPLQKAINEAGIEAEVSGRPKHLYSIYKKMERRGNSFEDIYDLLGLRVMTRSVAECYHILGLVHSTWTPLHDRFKDYIATPKSNMYQSLHTTVYGNQGQMIEVQIRTFDMHRTAEYGIAAHWKFKENLKGESDIDRRMTWLREVLEWQSEATDPREFMEFLKVDLFHDEVFVFTPRGKLIKLPTGATLVDFAFAVHTEVGLQCSGGKIDGKIAPLHTRLKSGQTVEIITNANTKPSKDWLKFVRTSKARSKVRSWVREQEYTDSVRLGKDMLVREFKRQRKSRVDEQQLAGAAEKLNVSPSSEKLYEALGQGIVSLRQVMHTLFPEDAQKETRPAEVSTMDRLMDKIRKGGRDSGIKLQGIGNLMVTCAGCCQPVPGDKVEGYITRGRGITIHRTDCPNLIRTGSNSDRRVPIEWESDKGDQFIVRLLVSGTDRKGVLAEMTSAITDSGTNIRGASTKSAEFDFTATFVVEVSNLKQLDKVITALKKIKGIDRVQRKESFSSEALSSPG; from the coding sequence GCCAGAAGCGCAAGTCTGGCGATGACTTTATCTGGCATGCGGTCGAGGTGGTGCGGATCCTGGTGGACCTCAACCTCTACGACAGCATCTCTATCGCCAGCGCATTGATCCACGATGTAATCGAGGACACCGACTGCCCGCTCGAGGATATCCGCTGCGAGTTCGGCGACGAGATCGCGGGAATCGTGGACGGTTTGACCAAAATCAGCAGGATGGACGGCTATGTTTACCGCTCGGCCCAGGAAGAGCAGGTTGACAACTACCGCAAGCTGATCCTGTCGATGGCGAAAGATATCAGGGTGATCCTGATCAAATTCGCCGACCGGCTGCATAACATGCGCACCCTCTACGCCCTCTCCGACGAGAAAAAGCGCAGAATCGCGCGGGAAACTCTCGATATCTACGCCCCGCTGGCCCATCGCTTCGGTATCGCCTTGATCAGATGGGAGTTGGAGGACCTGTCGTTCAAGTATCTCGAACCGGCTAAATACAAGAAACTGGCCAAGCAGGTGCAGACCAAGCGCGGCGAGCGGGAAAAGCTTATCGACCAGTTCAAGGACCCGTTGCAGAAAGCGATCAACGAAGCCGGGATCGAGGCGGAAGTGAGCGGGCGGCCCAAGCATCTTTACAGTATCTACAAGAAAATGGAGCGGCGCGGGAACTCGTTCGAGGATATCTACGATCTGCTGGGCCTGCGGGTTATGACCCGTTCGGTTGCCGAGTGCTACCACATTCTGGGCCTGGTCCATTCAACCTGGACACCGCTTCACGACCGTTTCAAAGATTATATCGCCACGCCGAAATCGAACATGTACCAGTCGCTGCATACCACGGTTTACGGGAACCAGGGGCAGATGATCGAGGTGCAGATCCGCACGTTCGACATGCACCGCACCGCCGAGTACGGTATCGCCGCGCACTGGAAATTCAAGGAAAATCTGAAAGGCGAAAGCGACATAGACCGTCGCATGACCTGGCTGCGCGAGGTGCTGGAATGGCAGAGCGAGGCCACTGACCCGCGGGAGTTCATGGAGTTCCTCAAGGTCGACCTGTTCCACGACGAGGTGTTTGTGTTCACTCCCAGGGGAAAACTAATAAAGCTGCCGACCGGGGCCACGCTGGTGGATTTCGCATTCGCCGTCCACACCGAGGTCGGCCTGCAGTGCTCGGGCGGCAAGATCGACGGGAAGATCGCGCCCCTGCACACTCGTCTCAAAAGCGGGCAGACAGTCGAGATAATCACCAACGCCAATACCAAGCCGAGCAAGGACTGGCTCAAGTTTGTCCGGACCTCCAAGGCCCGCAGCAAAGTACGCTCCTGGGTGCGCGAGCAGGAATACACCGACAGTGTCCGGCTGGGCAAGGACATGCTGGTGCGGGAATTCAAACGCCAGCGCAAGAGCCGTGTCGATGAGCAGCAGCTGGCCGGAGCAGCGGAGAAACTGAACGTTTCACCATCGTCCGAAAAACTGTACGAGGCCCTGGGGCAGGGAATCGTTTCGCTGAGGCAGGTGATGCACACCCTGTTCCCCGAGGACGCGCAGAAAGAAACGCGCCCTGCCGAGGTGTCGACCATGGACCGCCTGATGGACAAGATCCGCAAGGGCGGCCGGGACTCAGGGATCAAATTGCAGGGGATCGGGAACCTGATGGTAACCTGCGCCGGTTGCTGCCAGCCGGTGCCCGGCGATAAAGTCGAGGGTTACATAACCCGTGGCCGGGGGATCACCATTCACCGGACGGACTGCCCCAATCTGATACGCACCGGCAGTAATTCCGACCGCCGGGTGCCGATCGAGTGGGAATCCGACAAAGGGGACCAGTTTATTGTCCGGCTGCTGGTTTCGGGCACAGACCGCAAGGGTGTGCTGGCGGAAATGACCAGCGCCATCACCGATTCCGGCACCAATATCCGCGGCGCCAGTACCAAGAGCGCCGAGTTCGATTTTACGGCCACCTTCGTGGTGGAAGTCAGCAATCTCAAACAGCTCGACAAAGTTATTACGGCATTGAAAAAAATCAAAGGCATTGACAGGGTCCAGCGAAAAGAGTCATTTTCATCAGAGGCCTTGTCTTCGCCGGGTTAG